A part of Vespa crabro chromosome 20, iyVesCrab1.2, whole genome shotgun sequence genomic DNA contains:
- the LOC124431210 gene encoding membrane-bound transcription factor site-1 protease isoform X3, translating into MYAFTYRNRLLRAIPRQITSILQADALWGMGVTGHGIKVAIFDTGLAASHPHFKKIKERSNWTNEKTLEDGLGHGTFVAGVIASSSRECLGFAPDAELHIFRVFTNAQVSYTSWFLDAFNYAILTKVTVLNLSIGGPDFMDHPFVDKVWELTANGVIMVSAIGNDGPLYGTLNNPADQMDVIGVGGINWEDQIAKFSSRGMTTWELPSGYGRVKPDLVTYGSGVRGSALQTGCRTLSGTSVASPVVAGAVALLASGFVQPDGSQNVKRRKVTPASMKQALLSSARRLPGVGMFEQGAGKLDLLRAFHFLRLYTPMCTLSPSYIDLTECQYMWPYCTQAVYHTGIPIIVNITIINGLGVSGHITDLTWHPYTGNGNGERIDISLTHSDVLWPWSGWLAVSITVPSNSRDWQGIAQGHISITIKSPPSDGEEESRQSTIELPLKAKVIPTPPRHKRILWDQYHNLRYPPGYFPRDDLHAKSDPLDWNGDHIHTNFKDMYQHLRNAGYYLEVLGHPFTCFDAKNYGTLLIVDTEEEFFPEEVAKLKQDVEEDGLSVIIFADWYNVTVMRKVKFYDENTRQWWVPDTGGANIPALNDLLYPNWGIAFSDQVQDGQFSLGQHSPVSFASGSTIARFPRDGVLLYAKLRDQGQEFLLETETGSSKLVPILGLLQTKRYESVKENYNIKDNDIKDFEEESPEDNHEKEHVNDMPGRLVVYGDSNCIDDSHLQKPCFWMLDAILEYTTTGRIATIFMNENSHPNKDPKESDHFENNILPQRIEGSNFKRHSKVVASEGTGAGRYRPLPSCPTITLALPKPVNESAPTNLYKSQKLLSVGSGIMAANPIPQEDSLWLKRHIGASVPFLYNNNLNGVVNNIKQNEQDHQVTVNQWYYIVIIIMVGVILFCLLNRWNWLIFRRHSRRKRTVGKLRRVIQAIAMRQVPQM; encoded by the exons ATGTATGCTTTCACATATAGAAATAG GTTGCTACGTGCTATTCCAAGACAAATCACAAGTATACTTCAAGCAGATGCATTATGGGGCATGGGTGTAACAGGTCATGGTATTAAg GTAGCAATATTTGATACTGGATTAGCTGCTAGCCATCcacatttcaaaaaaattaaagaacgtTCGAATTGGACAAATGAGAAAACTTTAGAGGATGGTTTAGGTCATGGAACATTTGTTGCTGGTGTTATAGCTTCATCTTCTAGAGAATGTCTTGGATTTGCACCAGATGCCGAGTTGCATATTTTTCGTGTTTTCACTAATGCtcaa GTATCATATACATCGTGGTTTCTTGATGCATTCAATTATGCTATACTAACTAAAGTTACAGTGCTAAATCTCAGTATTGGTGGTCCAGACTTTATGGATCATCCATTCGTTGATAAAGTTTGGGAACTTACAGCAAATGGTGTAATTATGGTCTCTGCAATTGGAAATGATGGTCCTCTTTATGG AACATTAAATAACCCTGCTGATCAAATGGATGTTATTGGTGTTGGAGGTATAAATTGGGAGGATCAAATAGCTAAATTTTCATCAAGAGGTATGACAACATGGGAATTACCATCTGGTTATGGAAGAGTTAAACCTGATTTAGTTACATATGGATCAGGAGTAAGAGGTTCGGCATTGCAGACTGGTTGCAGAACACTCTCTGGTACTTCTGTTGCTAGTCCCGTTGTAGCTGGTGCTGTAGCACTTTTAGCAAGTGGTTTTGTTCAACCAGATGGATCTCAAAATGTTAAAAGAAgg AAGGTAACACCGGCTAGTATGAAACAAGCATTACTTAGTTCCGCACGACGTTTACCAGGGGTTGGTATGTTTGAACAAGGAGCAGGAAAATTAGATTTGTTGAGGGcgtttcattttttaagaTTATACACGCCCATGTGTACTCTCAGTCCAAG TTACATAGATTTGACTGAGTGCCAGTACATGTGGCCATATTGTACTCAAGCTGTTTATCATACTGGTATACCAATAATCgtgaatataacaataataaatggatTGGGTGTTTCGGGTCATATTACGGATCTTACTTGGCATCCATATACTGGTAATGGTAACGGCGAACGAATTGATATATCATTAACGCACAGCGATGTTCTATGGCCATGGTCCGGCTGGTTAGCAGTTTCTATAACTGTTCCATCGAATTCTCGTGATTGGCAGGGTATAGCACAAG GTCATATATCTATAACTATAAAATCACCGCCAAGTGATGGGGAAGAAGAATCTCGTCAATCGACGATTGAACTACCATTAAAAGCCAAAGTTATACCAACTCCGCCTCGACA CAAACGTATTCTTTGGGATCAGTACCATAACTTACGTTATCCTCCAGGATATTTTCCAAGAGATGATTTACATGCAAAAAGTGATCCTCTTGATTGGAACGGTGATCATATTCATACaaattttaaagatatgtaTCAGCATTTACGCAATGCTGGATATTATCTCGAAGTACTTGGCCATCCATTTACCTGTTTTGATGCTAAAAATTATGGAACGTTACTCATTGTTGATACAGAAGAAGAATTCTTTCCTGAAGAA GTGGCAAAATTAAAACAAGACGTCGAAGAAGATGGGCTTTCTGTAATTATTTTTGCAGATTGGTATAATGTTACTGTCATGCGAAAGGTAAAATTTTATGATGAAAATACTCGTCAATGGTGGGTTCCTGATACCGGAGGTGCAAATATACCAGCTTTAAACGACCTTCTATATCCTAACTGGGGAATAGCATTTAGTGATCAAGTACAAGATGGTCAATTTAGTCTTGGTCAACATTCACCCGTATCTTTTGCTTCTGGATCAACTATTGCTCG ATTTCCACGAGACGGAGTTCTACTTTATGCAAAATTACGTGATCAAGGTCAAGAATTTCTTCTGGAAACTGAAACAGGATCGTCAAAACTTGTACCAATTCTTGGACTTTTACAAACTAAACGTTATGAAAGTGTTAAGGAGAACTACAATATCAAggataacgatataaaagattttgaaGAAGAATCTCCAGAAGACAATCATGAGAAAGAACATGTAAATGATATGCCTGGTAGGCTTGTAGTATATGGAGATTCAAATTGCATTGACGACAGTCATTTAcaaaaac cTTGTTTCTGGATGCTCGATGCCATCTTAGAATATACAACTACAGGCCGAATAGCAActatatttatgaatgaaaattcaCATCCAAATAAAGATCCAAAGGAATCAGATCATTTCGAGAATAACATATTACCTCAACGAATAGAGGGTAGCAATTTCAAACGCCATAGCAAAGTAGTAGCATCTGAAGGTACTGGAGCAGGTCGTTATCGTCCACTACCATCGTGTCCCACTATTACGCTAGCTTTACCAAAACCAGTTAATGAATCTGCACCCAc aaatttatataaatctcaAAAATTACTATCTGTGGGAAGTGGAATAATGGCTGCAAATCCAATTCCACAAGAAGATTCATTATGGCTTAAACGACATATTGGAGCAAGTGTTCctttcttatataataataatttaaacggAGTTGTTAATAACATAAAGCAAAATGAACAGGACCATCAAGTGACTGTGAATCAATGgtattatatagtaataattattatggtaGGCgtgattcttttttgtttactgAATCGGTGGAATTGGTTGATATTTAGAAGACATTCTAGAAGAAAACGAACAGTTGGTAAATTACGTAGAGTTATACAAGCTATTGCCATGCGCCAGGTGCCTCAAATGTAA
- the LOC124431210 gene encoding membrane-bound transcription factor site-1 protease isoform X2, translated as MKSHISWLYITLVLLLTFTNKSSNHQLNCSLGEEQTRHNPAHNKSESYDTYSISSCDLHHNMHEVKVQFSSRIVKNEYIVAFKGYYKPHARRNYICAALNSSGVNNWKLLARNNLASNFPSDFDVVLLEETDNYHGLNALMDHPLIKRVTPQRLVHRSLKYINITEEGELPEYKGFKRKINTYGNHFWQPINRHASRRLLRAIPRQITSILQADALWGMGVTGHGIKVAIFDTGLAASHPHFKKIKERSNWTNEKTLEDGLGHGTFVAGVIASSSRECLGFAPDAELHIFRVFTNAQVSYTSWFLDAFNYAILTKVTVLNLSIGGPDFMDHPFVDKVWELTANGVIMVSAIGNDGPLYGTLNNPADQMDVIGVGGINWEDQIAKFSSRGMTTWELPSGYGRVKPDLVTYGSGVRGSALQTGCRTLSGTSVASPVVAGAVALLASGFVQPDGSQNVKRRVTPASMKQALLSSARRLPGVGMFEQGAGKLDLLRAFHFLRLYTPMCTLSPSYIDLTECQYMWPYCTQAVYHTGIPIIVNITIINGLGVSGHITDLTWHPYTGNGNGERIDISLTHSDVLWPWSGWLAVSITVPSNSRDWQGIAQGHISITIKSPPSDGEEESRQSTIELPLKAKVIPTPPRHKRILWDQYHNLRYPPGYFPRDDLHAKSDPLDWNGDHIHTNFKDMYQHLRNAGYYLEVLGHPFTCFDAKNYGTLLIVDTEEEFFPEEVAKLKQDVEEDGLSVIIFADWYNVTVMRKVKFYDENTRQWWVPDTGGANIPALNDLLYPNWGIAFSDQVQDGQFSLGQHSPVSFASGSTIARFPRDGVLLYAKLRDQGQEFLLETETGSSKLVPILGLLQTKRYESVKENYNIKDNDIKDFEEESPEDNHEKEHVNDMPGRLVVYGDSNCIDDSHLQKPCFWMLDAILEYTTTGRIATIFMNENSHPNKDPKESDHFENNILPQRIEGSNFKRHSKVVASEGTGAGRYRPLPSCPTITLALPKPVNESAPTNLYKSQKLLSVGSGIMAANPIPQEDSLWLKRHIGASVPFLYNNNLNGVVNNIKQNEQDHQVTVNQWYYIVIIIMVGVILFCLLNRWNWLIFRRHSRRKRTVGKLRRVIQAIAMRQVPQM; from the exons ATGAAGTCGCATATATCTTGGCTGTACATTACTTTGGTATTACTACTTACCTTTACGAACAAATCAAGTAATCACCAATTAAACTGTTCATTAGGAGAAGAACAGACTCGTCATAACCCAGCACATAATAAGTCAGAATCATATGATACCTACTCAATATCATCATGTGATTTACATCATAATATGCACGAAGTTAAAGTTCAATTTTCATCTAGAAttgttaaaaatgaatatattgtaGCATTCAAAGGCTACTACAAACCTCATGCTCgtagaaattatatatgtgcTGCATTAAATTCATCTGGAGTTAATAATTGGAAACTATTAGCTAGAAATAATTTGGCAAGTAATTTTCCAAGTGATTTTGATGTAGTTCTCTTAGAAGAAACTGATAATTATCATGGACTCAATGCTTTAATGGATCATCCACTCATAAAAAGAGTAACACCTCAGCGACTAGTACATAGaagtttaaaatatattaatatcacaGAAGAAGGAGAACTTCCAGAATATAAAGGattcaaaaggaaaattaatacTTAT ggTAATCATTTCTGGCAACCAATAAATCGGCATGCATCTCGTAGGTTGCTACGTGCTATTCCAAGACAAATCACAAGTATACTTCAAGCAGATGCATTATGGGGCATGGGTGTAACAGGTCATGGTATTAAg GTAGCAATATTTGATACTGGATTAGCTGCTAGCCATCcacatttcaaaaaaattaaagaacgtTCGAATTGGACAAATGAGAAAACTTTAGAGGATGGTTTAGGTCATGGAACATTTGTTGCTGGTGTTATAGCTTCATCTTCTAGAGAATGTCTTGGATTTGCACCAGATGCCGAGTTGCATATTTTTCGTGTTTTCACTAATGCtcaa GTATCATATACATCGTGGTTTCTTGATGCATTCAATTATGCTATACTAACTAAAGTTACAGTGCTAAATCTCAGTATTGGTGGTCCAGACTTTATGGATCATCCATTCGTTGATAAAGTTTGGGAACTTACAGCAAATGGTGTAATTATGGTCTCTGCAATTGGAAATGATGGTCCTCTTTATGG AACATTAAATAACCCTGCTGATCAAATGGATGTTATTGGTGTTGGAGGTATAAATTGGGAGGATCAAATAGCTAAATTTTCATCAAGAGGTATGACAACATGGGAATTACCATCTGGTTATGGAAGAGTTAAACCTGATTTAGTTACATATGGATCAGGAGTAAGAGGTTCGGCATTGCAGACTGGTTGCAGAACACTCTCTGGTACTTCTGTTGCTAGTCCCGTTGTAGCTGGTGCTGTAGCACTTTTAGCAAGTGGTTTTGTTCAACCAGATGGATCTCAAAATGTTAAAAGAAgg GTAACACCGGCTAGTATGAAACAAGCATTACTTAGTTCCGCACGACGTTTACCAGGGGTTGGTATGTTTGAACAAGGAGCAGGAAAATTAGATTTGTTGAGGGcgtttcattttttaagaTTATACACGCCCATGTGTACTCTCAGTCCAAG TTACATAGATTTGACTGAGTGCCAGTACATGTGGCCATATTGTACTCAAGCTGTTTATCATACTGGTATACCAATAATCgtgaatataacaataataaatggatTGGGTGTTTCGGGTCATATTACGGATCTTACTTGGCATCCATATACTGGTAATGGTAACGGCGAACGAATTGATATATCATTAACGCACAGCGATGTTCTATGGCCATGGTCCGGCTGGTTAGCAGTTTCTATAACTGTTCCATCGAATTCTCGTGATTGGCAGGGTATAGCACAAG GTCATATATCTATAACTATAAAATCACCGCCAAGTGATGGGGAAGAAGAATCTCGTCAATCGACGATTGAACTACCATTAAAAGCCAAAGTTATACCAACTCCGCCTCGACA CAAACGTATTCTTTGGGATCAGTACCATAACTTACGTTATCCTCCAGGATATTTTCCAAGAGATGATTTACATGCAAAAAGTGATCCTCTTGATTGGAACGGTGATCATATTCATACaaattttaaagatatgtaTCAGCATTTACGCAATGCTGGATATTATCTCGAAGTACTTGGCCATCCATTTACCTGTTTTGATGCTAAAAATTATGGAACGTTACTCATTGTTGATACAGAAGAAGAATTCTTTCCTGAAGAA GTGGCAAAATTAAAACAAGACGTCGAAGAAGATGGGCTTTCTGTAATTATTTTTGCAGATTGGTATAATGTTACTGTCATGCGAAAGGTAAAATTTTATGATGAAAATACTCGTCAATGGTGGGTTCCTGATACCGGAGGTGCAAATATACCAGCTTTAAACGACCTTCTATATCCTAACTGGGGAATAGCATTTAGTGATCAAGTACAAGATGGTCAATTTAGTCTTGGTCAACATTCACCCGTATCTTTTGCTTCTGGATCAACTATTGCTCG ATTTCCACGAGACGGAGTTCTACTTTATGCAAAATTACGTGATCAAGGTCAAGAATTTCTTCTGGAAACTGAAACAGGATCGTCAAAACTTGTACCAATTCTTGGACTTTTACAAACTAAACGTTATGAAAGTGTTAAGGAGAACTACAATATCAAggataacgatataaaagattttgaaGAAGAATCTCCAGAAGACAATCATGAGAAAGAACATGTAAATGATATGCCTGGTAGGCTTGTAGTATATGGAGATTCAAATTGCATTGACGACAGTCATTTAcaaaaac cTTGTTTCTGGATGCTCGATGCCATCTTAGAATATACAACTACAGGCCGAATAGCAActatatttatgaatgaaaattcaCATCCAAATAAAGATCCAAAGGAATCAGATCATTTCGAGAATAACATATTACCTCAACGAATAGAGGGTAGCAATTTCAAACGCCATAGCAAAGTAGTAGCATCTGAAGGTACTGGAGCAGGTCGTTATCGTCCACTACCATCGTGTCCCACTATTACGCTAGCTTTACCAAAACCAGTTAATGAATCTGCACCCAc aaatttatataaatctcaAAAATTACTATCTGTGGGAAGTGGAATAATGGCTGCAAATCCAATTCCACAAGAAGATTCATTATGGCTTAAACGACATATTGGAGCAAGTGTTCctttcttatataataataatttaaacggAGTTGTTAATAACATAAAGCAAAATGAACAGGACCATCAAGTGACTGTGAATCAATGgtattatatagtaataattattatggtaGGCgtgattcttttttgtttactgAATCGGTGGAATTGGTTGATATTTAGAAGACATTCTAGAAGAAAACGAACAGTTGGTAAATTACGTAGAGTTATACAAGCTATTGCCATGCGCCAGGTGCCTCAAATGTAA
- the LOC124431210 gene encoding membrane-bound transcription factor site-1 protease isoform X1: MKSHISWLYITLVLLLTFTNKSSNHQLNCSLGEEQTRHNPAHNKSESYDTYSISSCDLHHNMHEVKVQFSSRIVKNEYIVAFKGYYKPHARRNYICAALNSSGVNNWKLLARNNLASNFPSDFDVVLLEETDNYHGLNALMDHPLIKRVTPQRLVHRSLKYINITEEGELPEYKGFKRKINTYGNHFWQPINRHASRRLLRAIPRQITSILQADALWGMGVTGHGIKVAIFDTGLAASHPHFKKIKERSNWTNEKTLEDGLGHGTFVAGVIASSSRECLGFAPDAELHIFRVFTNAQVSYTSWFLDAFNYAILTKVTVLNLSIGGPDFMDHPFVDKVWELTANGVIMVSAIGNDGPLYGTLNNPADQMDVIGVGGINWEDQIAKFSSRGMTTWELPSGYGRVKPDLVTYGSGVRGSALQTGCRTLSGTSVASPVVAGAVALLASGFVQPDGSQNVKRRKVTPASMKQALLSSARRLPGVGMFEQGAGKLDLLRAFHFLRLYTPMCTLSPSYIDLTECQYMWPYCTQAVYHTGIPIIVNITIINGLGVSGHITDLTWHPYTGNGNGERIDISLTHSDVLWPWSGWLAVSITVPSNSRDWQGIAQGHISITIKSPPSDGEEESRQSTIELPLKAKVIPTPPRHKRILWDQYHNLRYPPGYFPRDDLHAKSDPLDWNGDHIHTNFKDMYQHLRNAGYYLEVLGHPFTCFDAKNYGTLLIVDTEEEFFPEEVAKLKQDVEEDGLSVIIFADWYNVTVMRKVKFYDENTRQWWVPDTGGANIPALNDLLYPNWGIAFSDQVQDGQFSLGQHSPVSFASGSTIARFPRDGVLLYAKLRDQGQEFLLETETGSSKLVPILGLLQTKRYESVKENYNIKDNDIKDFEEESPEDNHEKEHVNDMPGRLVVYGDSNCIDDSHLQKPCFWMLDAILEYTTTGRIATIFMNENSHPNKDPKESDHFENNILPQRIEGSNFKRHSKVVASEGTGAGRYRPLPSCPTITLALPKPVNESAPTNLYKSQKLLSVGSGIMAANPIPQEDSLWLKRHIGASVPFLYNNNLNGVVNNIKQNEQDHQVTVNQWYYIVIIIMVGVILFCLLNRWNWLIFRRHSRRKRTVGKLRRVIQAIAMRQVPQM, from the exons ATGAAGTCGCATATATCTTGGCTGTACATTACTTTGGTATTACTACTTACCTTTACGAACAAATCAAGTAATCACCAATTAAACTGTTCATTAGGAGAAGAACAGACTCGTCATAACCCAGCACATAATAAGTCAGAATCATATGATACCTACTCAATATCATCATGTGATTTACATCATAATATGCACGAAGTTAAAGTTCAATTTTCATCTAGAAttgttaaaaatgaatatattgtaGCATTCAAAGGCTACTACAAACCTCATGCTCgtagaaattatatatgtgcTGCATTAAATTCATCTGGAGTTAATAATTGGAAACTATTAGCTAGAAATAATTTGGCAAGTAATTTTCCAAGTGATTTTGATGTAGTTCTCTTAGAAGAAACTGATAATTATCATGGACTCAATGCTTTAATGGATCATCCACTCATAAAAAGAGTAACACCTCAGCGACTAGTACATAGaagtttaaaatatattaatatcacaGAAGAAGGAGAACTTCCAGAATATAAAGGattcaaaaggaaaattaatacTTAT ggTAATCATTTCTGGCAACCAATAAATCGGCATGCATCTCGTAGGTTGCTACGTGCTATTCCAAGACAAATCACAAGTATACTTCAAGCAGATGCATTATGGGGCATGGGTGTAACAGGTCATGGTATTAAg GTAGCAATATTTGATACTGGATTAGCTGCTAGCCATCcacatttcaaaaaaattaaagaacgtTCGAATTGGACAAATGAGAAAACTTTAGAGGATGGTTTAGGTCATGGAACATTTGTTGCTGGTGTTATAGCTTCATCTTCTAGAGAATGTCTTGGATTTGCACCAGATGCCGAGTTGCATATTTTTCGTGTTTTCACTAATGCtcaa GTATCATATACATCGTGGTTTCTTGATGCATTCAATTATGCTATACTAACTAAAGTTACAGTGCTAAATCTCAGTATTGGTGGTCCAGACTTTATGGATCATCCATTCGTTGATAAAGTTTGGGAACTTACAGCAAATGGTGTAATTATGGTCTCTGCAATTGGAAATGATGGTCCTCTTTATGG AACATTAAATAACCCTGCTGATCAAATGGATGTTATTGGTGTTGGAGGTATAAATTGGGAGGATCAAATAGCTAAATTTTCATCAAGAGGTATGACAACATGGGAATTACCATCTGGTTATGGAAGAGTTAAACCTGATTTAGTTACATATGGATCAGGAGTAAGAGGTTCGGCATTGCAGACTGGTTGCAGAACACTCTCTGGTACTTCTGTTGCTAGTCCCGTTGTAGCTGGTGCTGTAGCACTTTTAGCAAGTGGTTTTGTTCAACCAGATGGATCTCAAAATGTTAAAAGAAgg AAGGTAACACCGGCTAGTATGAAACAAGCATTACTTAGTTCCGCACGACGTTTACCAGGGGTTGGTATGTTTGAACAAGGAGCAGGAAAATTAGATTTGTTGAGGGcgtttcattttttaagaTTATACACGCCCATGTGTACTCTCAGTCCAAG TTACATAGATTTGACTGAGTGCCAGTACATGTGGCCATATTGTACTCAAGCTGTTTATCATACTGGTATACCAATAATCgtgaatataacaataataaatggatTGGGTGTTTCGGGTCATATTACGGATCTTACTTGGCATCCATATACTGGTAATGGTAACGGCGAACGAATTGATATATCATTAACGCACAGCGATGTTCTATGGCCATGGTCCGGCTGGTTAGCAGTTTCTATAACTGTTCCATCGAATTCTCGTGATTGGCAGGGTATAGCACAAG GTCATATATCTATAACTATAAAATCACCGCCAAGTGATGGGGAAGAAGAATCTCGTCAATCGACGATTGAACTACCATTAAAAGCCAAAGTTATACCAACTCCGCCTCGACA CAAACGTATTCTTTGGGATCAGTACCATAACTTACGTTATCCTCCAGGATATTTTCCAAGAGATGATTTACATGCAAAAAGTGATCCTCTTGATTGGAACGGTGATCATATTCATACaaattttaaagatatgtaTCAGCATTTACGCAATGCTGGATATTATCTCGAAGTACTTGGCCATCCATTTACCTGTTTTGATGCTAAAAATTATGGAACGTTACTCATTGTTGATACAGAAGAAGAATTCTTTCCTGAAGAA GTGGCAAAATTAAAACAAGACGTCGAAGAAGATGGGCTTTCTGTAATTATTTTTGCAGATTGGTATAATGTTACTGTCATGCGAAAGGTAAAATTTTATGATGAAAATACTCGTCAATGGTGGGTTCCTGATACCGGAGGTGCAAATATACCAGCTTTAAACGACCTTCTATATCCTAACTGGGGAATAGCATTTAGTGATCAAGTACAAGATGGTCAATTTAGTCTTGGTCAACATTCACCCGTATCTTTTGCTTCTGGATCAACTATTGCTCG ATTTCCACGAGACGGAGTTCTACTTTATGCAAAATTACGTGATCAAGGTCAAGAATTTCTTCTGGAAACTGAAACAGGATCGTCAAAACTTGTACCAATTCTTGGACTTTTACAAACTAAACGTTATGAAAGTGTTAAGGAGAACTACAATATCAAggataacgatataaaagattttgaaGAAGAATCTCCAGAAGACAATCATGAGAAAGAACATGTAAATGATATGCCTGGTAGGCTTGTAGTATATGGAGATTCAAATTGCATTGACGACAGTCATTTAcaaaaac cTTGTTTCTGGATGCTCGATGCCATCTTAGAATATACAACTACAGGCCGAATAGCAActatatttatgaatgaaaattcaCATCCAAATAAAGATCCAAAGGAATCAGATCATTTCGAGAATAACATATTACCTCAACGAATAGAGGGTAGCAATTTCAAACGCCATAGCAAAGTAGTAGCATCTGAAGGTACTGGAGCAGGTCGTTATCGTCCACTACCATCGTGTCCCACTATTACGCTAGCTTTACCAAAACCAGTTAATGAATCTGCACCCAc aaatttatataaatctcaAAAATTACTATCTGTGGGAAGTGGAATAATGGCTGCAAATCCAATTCCACAAGAAGATTCATTATGGCTTAAACGACATATTGGAGCAAGTGTTCctttcttatataataataatttaaacggAGTTGTTAATAACATAAAGCAAAATGAACAGGACCATCAAGTGACTGTGAATCAATGgtattatatagtaataattattatggtaGGCgtgattcttttttgtttactgAATCGGTGGAATTGGTTGATATTTAGAAGACATTCTAGAAGAAAACGAACAGTTGGTAAATTACGTAGAGTTATACAAGCTATTGCCATGCGCCAGGTGCCTCAAATGTAA
- the LOC124431213 gene encoding NADH dehydrogenase [ubiquinone] 1 alpha subcomplex subunit 9, mitochondrial, with the protein MSAVLLKNSIQSSKLQTIHFASIIVQGNNYSDQPRIIKNPTTASLKRGTGGRSSFNGIVCTIFGNTGFVGRYLCNRLGKIGTQLILPHRSDFYFSKHLKLCGDLGQVLFHPFDLRDEESIFKCMKYSNVVVNLIGKDWPTKNFSYEDVHVEGARRIAKIAKKVGVERLIHVSSLNASPNPKPLVLKKGSQFLKTKWEGECAVKEEFPEATIIRPSIIYGMQDRFLTYYSHKWNQFMLIPVLWKKGEQTEKQPVHVTDVAAGIVAIILDNNTAGKTYQFVGPRRYKLRSLVEWIQKSITKEWEKEGSQILDLDKALLFQLKIFLNEAIGNTHRINHLHWEGIEKDSTSDEVLKDLPTLEDLGIEFAVLEELGAWDLKLYHRHTYYDKSYEEYKTVSPPECIPL; encoded by the exons ATGTCAGCTGTTCTTTTAAAGAACTCTATTCAATCATCCA AATTACAAACAATACATTTTGCAAGTATTATTGTACAAGGAAATAATTATTCCGATCAGCcacgtattattaaaaatccaaCTACAGCCTCTTTAAAGAGAGGTACAGGAGGTCGTTCTTCTTTCAATGGAATAGTATGTACAATCTTTGGTAATACCGGCTTCGTTGGACGGTATCTGTGTAATCGTCTTGGGAAGATTGGAACACAG ttGATCCTTCCACATCGATCAGATTTTTATTTCAGTAAGCACCTTAAACTTTGTGGAGATCTTGGACAAGTACTTTTCCATCCGTTTGATTTACGAGACGAAGAATCTATCTTCAAATGCATGAAATATTCAAATGTAGTTGTTAATTTAATAGGTAAAGATTGGCCaacaaaaaatttctcttatgAGGATGTACATGTAGAAGGAGCAAGACGAATTGCTAAGATTGCTAAAAAAGTTGGCGTGGAACGTTTAATTCACGTTTCCTCTTTAAATGCGTCTCCTAATCCTAAG cCATTAGTTCTGAAAAAAGGCTCGCagtttttaaaaacaaaatgggAAGGTGAATGTGCTGTGAAAGAAGAATTTCCAGAAGCAACAATAATTCGTCCATCCATTATATATGGAATGCAAGACAGATTTTTGACTTATTATAGTCACAAATGGAATCAATTTATGCT tATTCCAGTACTATGGAAAAAGGGCGAACAAACAGAAAAACAACCAGTTCATGTAACCGATGTAGCTGCTGGTATAGTTGCTAtcatattagataataatactgcTGGAAAAACCTATCAATTTGTTGG ACCTCGAAGATACAAATTAAGAAGTTTAGTTGAGTGGATTCAGAAATCAATAACAAAAGAATGGGAGAAAGAGGGTTCTCAAATATTAGATTTAGATAAAGCTTTACTCTTCcagttgaaaatatttttgaatgaaGCCATAGGCAATACGCACAGAATAAATCATTTACATTGggaaggaatagaaaaa GACAGTACAAGTGATGAAGTTTTAAAAGATCTACCTACACTGGAGGATCTGGGAATTGAGTTTGCTGTCCTTGAAGAATTAGGTGCATgggatttaaaattatatcacaGACACACTTATTATGATAAATCTTATGAGGAATATAAAACAGTATCACCTCCAGAATGTATACcactttaa